DNA from Apostichopus japonicus isolate 1M-3 chromosome 15, ASM3797524v1, whole genome shotgun sequence:
AAACAAATCTGGCACATCTTTTGTTTTGAAGAACTTTACCTTACAAATACTTGGAAGTTTCGCAAATAGATAGCAATGCGTTAATAATTAAGTAAACAGAAGGTATTGCGATTATTAAACGATTGAAATATTAGTGCATCTTTTGAACGAGTAACAAAGACGcgtaaaacaaatttgaaaatgtataAGATTTTACCAAAAATTCATCACCTCCAATCGCGTTATATACAAtgattaaaggattggttcagttgtcatacatgtttatgttatatgaaagaggacaataaaagacaCACAATGGTgggaaaaaaactgttcaaatatctttttcggttaaagagatattcaagtgtaaagttttatcagattgtgtagaaactgctgaaatctgactagctgtgatgtcacatcctcagattcctgaaaagtctttattttttctctaaatattttgtgagatttcatgactttcaaccaaaatagacatgtcaaacacctgaaccaatcctttaatatgCTTATTCTGTAGGGTTATATCATACCGCAGATATGCTTTAGAAAAGTTAGATGAAACGTTTAATATTGTGAACCCTCATACTAATATTTGAGTAACCATATGTAGTGGTTAAAAAACtggtatatataaaatattgcaaaaaaactTGAGTTAGGACTGTCCCGTATGCATAGtaaattaatggaagaaaataTATGAGACCATTCTCAGTCACTGCAGCAGGTAACATATAACAATAAGTGTATAACAGATACCAAACAGGCCTATGTTTAGAATGAAATTCGGACGATTACTTGACCGATTGGTTTTcttataatgtttttttttttttttaatttcttcttcCTAGCTTTCTTTCGTTTGTTAATTTGACGATTTACttgattttatttcaaatattcagAGGCCAAATAAGACCCGTTTCCCTCTTTGTAGTAAGAGTTCTGCTCTTCCTTttattcctttcttttttttattgttattttgacTGTATTTGCCTTCGTTAAAGTCcttcttgttgtttgtttctCATTTCAGTTTATAATGGGCGTTTCGAGATCTTTTATTTCATCTTAATGGTAAAAGGTCTTTACATTTATCGTTTTGTCGTTGTTGTTAtactattatttgttttttttttcttttctatttattatAGTCAACATCGAATATCTTGAAAGAAATCCTGTCACTAACAGAAACAATCGAGTCCGTTTAATTACTAAAAGCGATATAATTCATGGAAATTTAGTTTCTCTAGCTAGTCATAAAATATCTTCTtataatgtttgttttgtttgttttttaatttcttcttcctagctttctttcttttgttattttgacgttttactttatttatttcaaatattcagAGGCCAAATAAGACCCGTTTCCTCTTTGTAGTAAGAGTTTTTCTCTTCCTTTTATTGTCATTTTGACTGTATTTGCCTTCGTTAAAGTCcttcttgttgtttgtttctCATTTCAGTTTATAATAGGCGTTTCAAGATCTTTTATTTCATCTTAATGGTAAAAGGTCTTTACATTTAtcgttttgttgttgttatactattatttgttttcttcttttctatttattatAGTCAACATCGAATGTCTTGAAAGAAATCCTGTCACTAACAGAAACAATCGAGTCCGTTTAATGACTAAAAGCAATACAATTCATAGAAATTCAGTTTCTCGAGCTAGTCTAAAAATATCTTTTTACAGCACATATGCTGTTTTATACCTTGTATAATGAGGCCGTAATTGATGTATGCATGTAACATACTTTCGGGAGTAGTAAAGAGTGTAGCAACCTAGTATCTATGTTGCTTGTACAACGACTGGCGTATATCAAGCGACACTGAACAGTCGGAGACCCGGAGCCCTAGAACCGTATCCATTGCCGTCTGTTTCAACTACAAGGATAGATATGTGGTTGGCATTCTCAAGGACACAAATACCACCAGGATTTATCAATTCTGTCTCACCGAATCTTCCTAAGAAAAATCCTGAAGAGTTATACATCAAAACTGCCCCCTTGGTCCTTTCACGGGCATCACTGACTCTTGAAGCGCCACCCTTGAAATTGTTGAATGATTCGGTAAAACAAACCGAGGCATAAATATTGTCATTAGAGTCGACCGCCACACCAAAAGGTCTAACTGTATGCCTTGAAACTTTGGTAGTTATAGAATGTTCCACTTTTTTCTGAGCAAGATTGATGATTTTGAGACAACAATTGGCTTGATCTGCTACGATTAGCTTATCTTCAGCACTGTTAAGAGCAATACAAGCCAGGGATGGTGCTACGCTAGGTTTCTTACCCCCGCCCTCGACTCGTATGGTACCTAATGACATATGAAATTCATCGAACACACTAATAGCATTGCTTAATTTGTTTGCTACGTAAATTAACTTATTCTTATCTACCGATATGCCTAGAGGTTGATCTAGATTCCCATCACCAAAGGAACACACATATCTATCATTCTCATATAATCGTACGCTGTTACTATCTGTATCAGTCACGTAAACAGTGTTACCTGCTGCACCGAAGATGCCACATGGACTCAAATCTTTACCAGCGCAGCCCACTTTTATGTTGTCACTCACGGGGTTTTTGCCATATCCTAGCCAATCCAGATGAAGGTAATTGCCATTCGATGAGTCGGTTACAAATATGGAGTCGCCATCACTGAAAACATCTTTCGGTTGTTTCATACAACCTCTTATCACAGAAAGAATGCGGCCTTTGGGATGTACCACTACCTCTAAAGGAGACTTATTAATCCCCTGCCCATCCAGGAAAGCTTCTACCACGTAGATGCCGCATCTCTTCGGGATAAAACTGACTTCAAATTTCTCATCAGCTTTTTCTGGAACGACATCCCATTTATTCTTGTCGTAATAACGGATGGTCGCATTTAGCCGTTTGGAATCGATTCCTCTAATGGGCTTCCCTTTTGAATCACAAATCTGAATCGAACAggtgatgatgacgtcacagatgtGCTCGTGACTCTTCCCGGAGAGTTCGATAGAGCTTCCGTTAAGATCGGGAGATTCATCGTCTGATTCATCGTCTTCGAGTTCTAATCCTTCCTTAAAGGACTCCACCATTCCGTTGACCATGAAATTCGTTGGGAGGTTTGATACACCACCGGCAGGTATATCCTGCTCCTCTCGACATGTCGGACAAATAAGTTGACCTCTTTTTGCTGCCCATAATGCAATGCATCCTTCGCAGACGACATGTTGACAAGGGAGAGTCTTAGCTTGGTCGAAAAGCTCGAAACATATGGGGCAAGATAAAGAATTCTTCATTCCCTCCATGATGACCCTGTTGGTATTAATCtgaaataaatagataaactatatatctaatagatatatttatatatctgataaatatatatatatatatcagtatatatatatatatatatcagtatatatatatatatatatatatatatatattatatatatatatatattatatatatatatatatatcagtatatatatatatatattacggtACAGCTCAAAAGTGAATGTTGTAGCCATTAAACTACTGAAGGATCATTATCTCAAAAGAGTCAAACGactcattttaatttaattaacatAAGGCAGTGCTCCTCCATCCTAACCACTGCTACACTGAACACAGTGAGCAATGTACATGCTGTCAGGCAGGACTGTAATATTTCAAACTGAGTCGCACGTAAAGAAATTTATGTCCATCAGATTCTTCACGACAGAATCTTGTTGGAGCGAAACTTTGTCTGCCATAGTCTCGGCTTAATTGGCCTCTATTGTAGCAGTGGTAAAGCCACTTAGCCATCTGTGTACAACTCTGAGCAAATCTGTACTTTCTAAATCTATACACCTACACAGTACGACTGACTTTATAGGAGTCCAATTCCCGAGTACACTACCAGAATATTATTAAttcagtatatactgtagtcaCATAGATTGGAGGTGACCAGTTTGCTAATGGGCAGCAATTAAAAAACTTGGGGCATCACAACTTGCTGCATATGTTTTGGCTTAATTAGTTAGCTCTAGGTCGAGACTAAAGCGGAACAGAGGAAGAGAGAGTTGAGAAAAACCAAATCGACGATTGAACCAATCACATGACGCACGCTGCATCAGCAGTGAGTATTACATGCATTGCAGCTTGATTAATCAGCTCGATTTGAGAAgagggaaaaacaaaaaatgaagacTCCCTGGAAGGTTCAGCAACACAAAGTATTGATTAGAATCATGGATGACTAGTTTAACCAGTTACCCAGTTACTCTCCTTCACTGACCATAGAAATCGTCAGATTTTGAAAatgccaaaacaaaattgatcaGGATTCATTGGAGGATAAAAAAAAGGTCAGTGCAATaatggagaaagaaaaaaatatgagtaACAGTAACTGacgtatttttttctttctttttttccttttcacgTGTAGAAGATGTTAAACAGCTTTGACAAACATGGCAAACCTTGACTTAAATACCAACCTAGTTAGAACTGCAGTATTAAacttacattatacagacaaTACCAAGTACTGTGTTGTGCTGTAATAGTAGTAAGTACTACAGCCTCTAGTATTGCCAGCAGTGCTATCCGGTGTACTGTAGGAAAGCAATGACCTTTCTTTTTACAAAGTTAAATAACTTGTTAACTCAGCAATATATAAATGCAATATGCATATTCTGGGCGCACTAGTTGCAAATTAATTGCTGTCTCGTAGTTAAATCTCAAAAACAACATAAATTATTTCTGAAAGTGAAAAGTAAAAGGGGTCCATTCATGTCACGTTAATATAAATAGTAGGATTTTTGACATAACATGTTTTAATTTGGTATCCAAAATGGAGGAGGACCAACCATGACAACCATCGCAATCTCAATAACTGGAGTGACTCTGTGTAAGTCTTGGCATTACTTACCGCACTATATATAAATTCGATTCTCACAGTATGTACCTACAAATTTACGTTGGTGCTTTTTCGTTTTCATCCTCCCTTTTCTTTGCAATCGACCAGGGACTTTACAGAATACTTGTACTTATTTCAGTGTTCtttgtgattttattttgtgttttatttcttattttactcttgttatttaaatgtttatttcttctaatttctgattttctttaaattgtaaATTACGTTTGAGGGCCTCATGTTAGATTAGCATTCTGTTACGCTAAATGAGTTTTACCAgtgaaagttgaaaaaaatacTAGGCTCGAGGCTCAAATGTACTTTCCCATCAAACCACTGTCTAAGTTTTATCACAACATGGTAAACAAGCCAAGCGAGACGACGGGTTCAAGACCAAAGTTTGTTTCTACCAGCAACTCTTGACAAGAGTACCTAATCACCTGATCATCTTAATAATCCCCAGGGTACCATTTCAATGTAAAATCAAGGACCCTTCACTTTCATAGTATTCCTGGTAACAAGCTGTAAGAAGATCacatcatggagctataaacgagtttatagctccatgatcacATGTACACACGCTATTAATTTGGCCAGTTTTACATGTCATTCTACTTCCTCGACTGTTTAGTTTCACTCAAAAAAATGCACCTAAAAACACTACAATGACACAAGTATGGGTCGGGTAGACCTAGCTGTAACTGTAGACTATATATGTGACGAAGTTCAGTCAATTGGCCAATCTCCAGGAATCATGAGTTTGACTTGGGTGCAAGGATTTTGGAACTACGTGGAAGAGAGAACAATTCATACCCATCCCATTAGATTTGCTTATGGGGACTTTGGAGAGTAAACAGGTATTGAAGCATACCTAAATTTCCTGTTCAAAGACAAACAGCTTTCCTGTAGGTCAGGTGCCAAAACAATATACCCactttacatttttattttaaccaGAAATGGTGGGTGGAATGAAGGGTACCCATTGCCCTCTTTTCACAACATTCATTTCCCACTACATTAAATTTCTTCCTGTTTTGCCAAACCCTATCTCACACCCACCACCAGTACAGTCCCACTGTGACAATTTAC
Protein-coding regions in this window:
- the LOC139981646 gene encoding uncharacterized protein, which produces MEGMKNSLSCPICFELFDQAKTLPCQHVVCEGCIALWAAKRGQLICPTCREEQDIPAGGVSNLPTNFMVNGMVESFKEGLELEDDESDDESPDLNGSSIELSGKSHEHICDVIITCSIQICDSKGKPIRGIDSKRLNATIRYYDKNKWDVVPEKADEKFEVSFIPKRCGIYVVEAFLDGQGINKSPLEVVVHPKGRILSVIRGCMKQPKDVFSDGDSIFVTDSSNGNYLHLDWLGYGKNPVSDNIKVGCAGKDLSPCGIFGAAGNTVYVTDTDSNSVRLYENDRYVCSFGDGNLDQPLGISVDKNKLIYVANKLSNAISVFDEFHMSLGTIRVEGGGKKPSVAPSLACIALNSAEDKLIVADQANCCLKIINLAQKKVEHSITTKVSRHTVRPFGVAVDSNDNIYASVCFTESFNNFKGGASRVSDARERTKGAVLMYNSSGFFLGRFGETELINPGGICVLENANHISILVVETDGNGYGSRAPGLRLFSVA